One Pochonia chlamydosporia 170 chromosome 5, whole genome shotgun sequence DNA segment encodes these proteins:
- a CDS encoding RNA export mediator Gle1 (similar to Cordyceps militaris CM01 XP_006668436.1), protein MTNSSPLRRSQLLSSPDRNYLSNFLLDGRNNELSHRDALAAAQVEHDRVREAAIRVYELHELKEEHNRILEQGRREQERLKAEAAIAAEEARLQALRAKSIPKPPPPKQEPEPVQPVEKQIEKKTEPAAPKSPEVKKSEPAQRTQAKSQPPPAAAPQKNGLFSSLDRPTPSNPFATATQQGQSQQPSPFSQNETPAASAIAPQIQQPVAQTQTPQTQRQAAPSSKSPLDPLSDRYVQIHQALKQLRKDIVAASKVAGSPLKGKVGTIRREIRVSIGQLTGGKGANAQPTSKIMALLRQSLDGQLPSPPVDVSRFVAVPRERSNEDVPNNDAVLPSLFIYLMNICAKGIISQFINECGANPKAADPIGVFTAQVFSHKDFSWRGQSLIDILLAKFRVVCPVLFGSRGNDKTERGRHALGWKKDGPTWLPEQNHNDRMAGLGAGFASISLRDFSKASKKNPYPPTHYWKAFANIVNCPAAEISNTQLVVLRSMIDGHEHRFLNFYGNAAIAALQLALVEFPKRAPANSSAAGSLRALADILRSDGGLALA, encoded by the exons ATGACCAACTCCTCTCCTTTGAGGAGAAGTCAACTCTTATCGAGCCCCGACCGAAATTATCTGTCCAATTTCCTCCTGGACGGCAGAAATAATGAATTGAGCCATCGCGATGCGCTCGCCGCTGCGCAGGTGGAACACGACCGTGTTAGAGAAGCTGCTATCAGGGTATATGAACTGCACGAGCTCAAAGAGGAGCACAATCGCATACTTGAACAGGGTCGCAGGGAACAGGAGAGGCTAAAGGCAGAAGCAGCCATTGCGGCAGAGGAGGCCAGACTGCAGGCGCTTAGAGCCAAATCGATACCTAAACCTCCCCCGCCCAAGCAAGAACCTGAGCCAGTCCAACCGGTCGAGAAGCAGatcgagaagaagacggaACCTGCGGCCCCTAAATCTCCAGAAGTGAAGAAATCTGAACCTGCGCAGCGAACGCAGGCGAAATCCCAGCCGCCGCCGGCAGCCGCACCTCAGAAAAATGGATTGTTCTCCAGTTTGGACAGACCTACGCCCAGTAACCCGTTCGCAACCGCTACTCAACAAGGCCAATCTCAACAACCATCCCCTTTTAGTCAGAATGAGACACCGGCAGCGTCAGCAATCGCTCCGCAAATCCAACAACCTGTTGCACAAACACAGACGCCACAGACGCAGCGGCAGGCAGCGCCTTCATCAAAATCTCCCCTTGACCCTCTATCTGATCGATATGTTCAAATCCACCAGGCTTTGAAGCAGCTTCGAAAAGACATCGTAGCAGCGTCAAAAGTGGCCGGGTCGCCactcaagggcaaggttgGCACCATTCGACGAGAGATTCGTGTTTCGATTGGACAATTGACTGGTGGGAAGGGAGCCAATGCTCAACCC ACGAGCAAAATCATGGCTCTGTTGAGACAATCACTAGATGGTCAGCTACCTAGTCCACCAGTCGACGTCAGCCGCTTTGTAGCTGTTCCCCGCGAACGTTCCAACGAAGACGTGCCAAACAACGATGCAGTTTTACCATCACTATTCATATATCTCATGAACATCTGCGCCAAAGGCATCATTAGCCAATTTATCAATGAGTGTGGAGCAAACCCCAAGGCTGCGGACCCTATTGGCGTCTTCACCGCACAAGTTTTCTCCCACAAGGACTTTTCGTGGCGTGGCCAGTCCTTGATTGATATTCTCCTAGCGAAGTTTAGAGTCGTTTGTCCCGTTCTCTTTGGATCAAGGGGCAACGACAAGACAGAAAGAGGTAGACACGCACTCGGATGGAAGAAGGATGGGCCGACATGGCTTCCTGAGCAAAATCACAATGATAGAATGGCTGGCCTAGGGGCCGGGTTTGCATCTATTTCCTTACGAGACTTCAGCAAAGCATCCAAGAAGAATCCCTACCCGCCAACACACTACTGGAAGGCGTTTGCCAACATAGTCAACTGCCCAGCAGCCGAGATCTCCAACACACAACTGGTCGTATTGCGATCCATGATTGACGGCCATGAACATCGGTTTCTCAATTTTTACGGCAATGCTGCTATTGCGGCATTGCAACTGGCGTTGGTGGAATTTCCCAAACGGGCACCCGCA
- a CDS encoding cell wall biogenesis protein phosphatase Ssd1 (similar to Neosartorya fischeri NRRL 181 XP_001264623.1), producing MEQQQQQQQQQPQQQQQSAQQQPTGGVPGPAGRRLHIAHRRSPSELTPLMSMFANPGMEQLAIQQQIELLQQQQQQIQATHQQYVNMGMMPPGQPLGHNGAFNPLQPMGNAFQFPNQMGQQNMAPPSQPHSHRRNQSAMPNMGMGPPPAPSSGASGSNFGNFEAPPAHNRENTSGRGGRGGSGGGHQRRHSLALADAKKAAEIAQQKRTTSGFQFPAAPAPASDKPDDENKPVASSNLDISVAQGSNRGRGGHGRSQSMAVNGRGGSGLRSSAFNVGGDGEMRRGGGHARTGSRNFEGNWRTQGQNQDQSGNAGQGSSFQPGHRPRGSINQSVSSIGAFQYNPNQPQLMQLPGQMMMPQMYGQQLNPIQLSQLQALQAAQMNGQQFQGLQTSQHAGQLGGQQQQQQQRKTLFTPYLPQASLPALLADGQLVAGILRVNKKNRSDAYVTTQDGLLDADIFICGSKDRNRALEGDLVAIELLDVDEVWSQKREKEEKKKRKDITDTRSGSTNQGSRDSGNNDDNNAAEGGIRRRGSLRQRPTQKKNDDVEVEGQSLLLVEEEEINDEQKPLYAGHVVAVIERVAGQMFSGTLGLLRPSSQATKEKQEAERAARDGGNSRHNDSRQQEKPKIVWFKPTDKRVPLIAIPTEQAPRDFVEKHQDYADRIFVACIKRWPITSLHPFGTLVEQLGRMGDLKVETDALLRDNNFSSDEFSDAVLRSVGLQDWSVTKEEESEVSARRDYRNEKTFTVDFNGSAELGNAIHVKSRPDGKIEVGIHVPDVTHFVKPNSLVDREAKKRGTSVQLINRFCALLPPKLSSEICSLGPDQDRFTVSVVFNVNPNNGSVAEGDSWVGKSIIKSSGKVTLKDIDSALENASEFNNDAVPVNTIQILQAVAQKFREARLGAGGEPIAPLRLFQQLDDENNPVQDNIFDSTQALELVEELMHKANGYVAQRLAEGLPEKALLRRQASPNPRRLQTFVDRMNALGYDIDASGSGALQNSLFRVEDTDLRKGMETVVLKSMHRAKYFIASKTVKQIWPHYSLNLPLYTHFTSPTRRYADIIVHRQLEAVLSEGKIEFTDDVESLAKTIESCNTKKESAQNAQDQSIHIESCRTMDKKRQEANGDLISEGIVLCVYESAFDVLIPEWGFEKRVHCDQLPLKKAEFRKEKRVLELYWEKGVPSSAYVPEDERPKAAASQRMTNAMAAARQAEEAERVKKEREEATRKQTVTGTISTDDVDALFDDDDEDNTSDITEAMAGASLAERPTQSVPGSPARSSSNAGTLHRTRSDSKVPVTEAVETRLTNKEKYLKLFKLREEGGDYIQDVTEMTRVPIILKTDLSKSPPCLTIRSLNPYAL from the exons atggagcagcagcagcaacaacagcaacaacagccgcagcagcagcaacagtcggctcagcagcagccgaCTGGTGGTGTCCCTGGTCCTGCTGGGAGAAGGCTGCACATTGCTCATCGGCGAAGCCCCTCGGAGCTGACCCCGTTGATGAGTATGTTTGCCAACCCTGGAA TGGAACAATTGGCGATTCAGCAGCAGATTGAGttgttgcagcagcagcaacagcagatCCAGGCGACCCATCAGCAATACGTCAACATGGGCATGATGCCTCCTGGCCAACCCCTCGGCCACAATGGCGCATTCAATCCTTTGCAGCCCATGGGCAACGCTTTTCAGTTCCCCAACCAGATGGGACAACAGAACATGGCTCCGCCGAGCCAACCTCACTCACATCGCCGTAATCAGTCGGCAATGCCaaacatgggcatgggcCCTCCACCCGCGCCATCTTCTGGTGCGTCCGGctccaactttggcaactttgaGGCTCCCCCCGCGCACAACCGAGAGAACACCAGCGGCCGAGGCGGCCGAGGAGGCTCTGGCGGCGGCCACCAACGACGACACTCCCTTGCCCTCGCCGatgccaagaaggctgctgagaTCGCTCAGCAGAAACGCACCACGAGTGGTTTCCAGTTCCCCGCCGCACCTGCGCCGGCATCCGACAAGCCAGACGACGAGAACAAACCTGTTGCATCGTCCAACCTGGACATCTCTGTTGCCCAAGGCTCCAACAGAGGTCgtggcggccatggccgaAGCCAGAGCATGGCTGTCAACGGACGTGGTGGTTCCGGACTTCGCAGCAGCGCATTTAATGTTGGGGGTGATGGGGAAATGCGACGTGGTGGTGGCCATGCTCGGACTGGATCCCGCAACTTTGAAGGGAACTGGCGCACTCAGGGACAGAATCAGGACCAGTCTGGCAACGCTGGCCAAGGTTCGTCATTCCAACCGGGCCACAGACCCCGCGGTTCCATAAACCAGTCTGTATCATCGATCGGAGCCTTCCAGTACAACCCTAACCAACCCCAGCTGATGCAGCTACCGGGTCAAATGATGATGCCGCAAATGTATGGCCAGCAGCTCAACCCAATCCAGCTGAGCCAGCTACAGGCTCTCCAGGCTGCTCAAATGAACGGTCAACAGTTTCAGGGCCTCCAGACCTCGCAGCATGCCGGGCAACTTGGcggacagcagcaacagcagcagcaacgaaAGACCCTCTTCACCCCTTACCTCCCCCAGGCCTCTCTTCCGGCTCTCCTCGCCGATGGACAACTTGTGGCTGGTATTCTTCGGGTAAACAAGAAGAACCGTAGTGATGCCTACGTGACTACGCAGGACGGCTTGCTGGATGCCGACATTTTTATCTGTGGTAGCAAGGATCGCAACCGTGCCTTGGAAGGAGATTtggttgccattgagcttttggatgttgatgaagtctggtcacAGAAGAGGgagaaagaggaaaagaagaagcgcaaggatATCACGGACACTCGTTCTGGTTCCACTAACCAGGGTAGTCGGGATTCCGGCAACAATGATGACAACAACGCTGCCGAGGGCGGCATCCGACGACGTGGTAGTTTGCGACAGCGACCCACTCAGAAGAAGAACGACGATGTGGAAGTCGAGGGACAGAGTCTGCtacttgttgaagaggaagagattAATGACGAGCAGAAGCCGCTTTACGCTGGTCATGTTGTGGCCGTGATTGAGCGTGTTGCTGGGCAGATGTTTTCCGGCACATTGGGCCTGCTGCGTCCCAGCAGCCAGGCgaccaaggagaagcaggagGCTGAACGTGCTGCAAGAGATGGTGGTAACAGCCGCCACAATGATTCTCGGCAGCAAGAGAAGCCCAAGATCGTTTGGTTCAAGCCTACGGATAAGAGAGTCCCACTTATTGCCATTCCCACGGAACAGGCTCCCAGGGACTTCGTTGAGAAGCATCAAGATTATGCCGATCGTATCTTCGTCGCTTGCATCAAGCGTTGGCCCATCACGTCTCTTCACCCATTCGGTACCCTTGTTGAGCAACTTGGCCGCATGGGTGACCTTAAGGTGGAAACAGATGCCCTGCTTCGCGACAACAACTTTTCGTCTGACGAGTTCTCGGATGCCGTCCTACGTAGCGTAGGTCTCCAAGATTGGTCTGTGACCAAAGAGGAAGAATCTGAAGTGTCGGCTCGTCGCGATTACCGAAACGAAAAGACCTTTACTGTTGATTTCAATGGCAGTGCGGAGCTAGGAAATGCCATTCATGTCAAGTCTCGTCccgatggcaagattgaagttGGTATTCACGTACCCGATGTCACTCACTTTGTCAAGCCCAACTCGCTGGTCGACCGTGAGGCTAAGAAGCGTGGAACGTCTGTCCAACTCATCAACCGCTTCTGCGCTCTCCTTCCCCCGAAGCTATCCAGCGAGATCTGCTCtcttggaccagaccaggacCGCTTTACCGTCTCTGTTGTGTTCAACGTGAACCCCAACAATGGATCAGTTGCTGAAGGAGACAGTTGGGTTGGTAAGAGTATCATCAAAAGCTCTGGCAAGGTCACGCTAAAGGATATTGATTCGGCACTGGAGAACGCTTCCGAGTTCAACAACGATGCTGTTCCAGTCAATACTATTCAAATTCTCCAGGCCGTTGCTCAAAAGTTTCGCGAGGCACGCCTCGGTGCTGGCGGTGAACCAATTGCCCCATTGCGATTGTTCCAGCAGTTGGATGACGAGAACAATCCTGTTCAGGACAACATTTTCGACTCCACGCAAGCTCTcgagcttgttgaagagctCATGCACAAGGCCAACGGTTACGTTGCACAGCGTCTGGCGGAGGGCCTGCCCGAGAAGGCCTTACTTCGCCGGCAGGCCTCCCCCAACCCGCGTCGTTTGCAGACTTTTGTCGACCGCATGAATGCTTTGGGCTACGATATTGACGCCTCCGGAAGCGGTGCACTCCAGAACAGTCTGTTTAGGGTGGAAGATACTGATCTTCGCAAGGGCATGGAGACGGTTGTTCTCAAATCAATGCATCGTGCTAAATACTTCATTGCGAGCAAAACAGTTAAGCAGATATGGCCACACTACTCACTCAATCTGCCGCTTTATACACATTTCACCAGCCCAACTCGCCGCTATGCTGACATCATTGTTCATCGTCAGCTGGAGGCTGTCTTGTCTGAGGGCAAGATTGAGTTTACTGACGACGTGGAAAGTCTGGCCAAGACCATTGAGTCATGCAACACCAAGAAGGAGTCGGCACAGAACGCACAGGACCAGAGCATCCACATCGAGTCTTGCCGTACAATGGACAAGAAGCGACAGGAGGCTAACGGTGACCTCATCTCTGAGGGCATTGTCCTTTGCGTATATGAGTCTGCCTTTGATGTGCTCATCCCCGAATGGGGTTTTGAGAAACGCGTGCACTGTGACcagctgccattgaagaaggcCGAGTTCAGAAAAGAGAAGCGAGTTTTGGAGCTGTACTGGGAGAAGGGCGTGCCGAGCTCTGCTTACGTTCCTGAGGATGAACGGCCCAAGGCCGCCGCTTCTCAGCGAATGACcaatgccatggccgctGCCCGCCAGGCTGAGGAGGCTGAGAGAGTGAAGAAGGAGCGTGAGGAAGCGACTCGCAAGCAGACAGTGACCGGTACCATCTCTACTGATGACGTGGATGCCctgtttgacgatgacgatgaagacaaCACTTCTGATATTACAGAAGCCATGGCTGGAGCATCCCTTGCCGAGCGGCCAACACAGAGCGTGCCAGGATCGCCTGCACGCTCGTCCTCGAACGCGGGTACCCTCCACCGAACACGTTCAGACTCCAAGGTCCCCGTCACGGAGGCTGTAGAGACTCGACTGACCAACAAGGAGAAGTACTTGAAGCTGTTCAAGCTGAGAGAGGAGGGTGGCGACTACATTCAGGA